The Stratiformator vulcanicus genome has a segment encoding these proteins:
- a CDS encoding helix-turn-helix domain-containing protein → MTDREVIQAAAAKLRRSGDLEDAAIVRRLDEIAASLYRRGRRPSGNYIEFERAVATYGSQRKAADALGVSQSVISRTLANRPS, encoded by the coding sequence ATGACCGACCGGGAAGTGATCCAGGCGGCGGCGGCGAAACTGCGACGAAGCGGTGACCTGGAAGACGCGGCGATCGTCAGGCGGCTCGACGAGATCGCGGCGAGTCTCTACCGACGCGGCCGGCGACCCTCAGGCAACTACATCGAGTTCGAGCGAGCCGTCGCGACCTACGGCAGCCAGCGCAAAGCGGCCGACGCCCTCGGCGTGTCGCAATCGGTTATCAGCCGAACCCTCGCCAACCGCCCTAGCTGA
- a CDS encoding class I SAM-dependent methyltransferase: protein MDFRVGVTTAPRRSPTLIKTVESLMSAGFEPIVFAEPGSCAVHLTECDRLGVPIVRRETTRGCYRNWIETADDLLDGDADAILIVQDDTVVHPQSRTFLEADLWPCERVGYVSLYCAKHYSQRWSVYRPDGELVSRHLTEQAANRTARRGGEGGGGGFEVKTEERPVGCHRTGTPSLWGACALVFQPRQLRRILDSKTCRGWTGAGGSKAERARRKADPKTIKNVDTMIGMAVSELHLEGRVYHPSLAQHIAKHSAVGHGDNSGRRRASHVVPDEVDPKAVFAAETGYVRYEADGRARRTGDPEYDAAVDWWHGLGHSPSWSIDLDSWHTLRDLLRHDMRTLEFGSGLSTRLIRGRVRDHLAIEQDRKVAIDSGALHCPLAGDWYEVRHQGPPLEGPPYDLILIDGPQGEGNRRGILSRIEPLCHADTVIVIDDVHRDAEWQLAHAIADRLNRPLGKRGRLGVIRPNVPAAATPTASQSELLQVGE, encoded by the coding sequence ATGGATTTCCGAGTCGGCGTCACCACCGCCCCGCGTCGTTCTCCGACCTTAATCAAGACCGTCGAGAGTTTAATGTCCGCCGGGTTCGAACCGATCGTGTTCGCCGAACCGGGGAGCTGTGCGGTCCACCTGACCGAGTGCGACCGCCTCGGCGTGCCGATCGTCCGACGTGAGACGACCCGCGGTTGCTACCGGAATTGGATCGAGACCGCCGACGACCTGCTCGATGGGGATGCCGATGCGATCCTGATCGTGCAGGACGACACCGTCGTCCATCCGCAGTCGCGAACGTTTCTCGAAGCCGACCTGTGGCCCTGCGAGCGGGTCGGTTACGTCTCGCTCTACTGTGCGAAGCACTACAGCCAGCGGTGGAGCGTCTATCGCCCCGATGGCGAACTCGTCAGCCGCCACCTCACCGAGCAGGCCGCGAATCGCACGGCTCGTCGCGGCGGCGAAGGCGGGGGCGGCGGCTTCGAGGTGAAAACCGAAGAGCGACCGGTCGGCTGTCATCGCACCGGCACGCCGTCGCTGTGGGGGGCGTGTGCCCTGGTCTTTCAACCGCGGCAGCTCCGGCGGATTCTCGACTCGAAAACCTGTCGGGGCTGGACCGGGGCGGGGGGATCGAAAGCCGAACGGGCCCGCCGCAAGGCCGACCCGAAAACGATCAAGAACGTCGATACGATGATCGGCATGGCCGTCAGCGAGCTGCACCTCGAAGGCCGCGTCTATCATCCGTCGCTCGCCCAGCATATCGCGAAGCACTCGGCGGTCGGTCACGGTGACAACAGCGGACGCCGGCGGGCCTCTCACGTCGTGCCTGATGAGGTCGACCCGAAAGCCGTCTTCGCCGCCGAAACCGGTTACGTCCGATATGAGGCGGACGGACGGGCCCGCCGGACGGGTGACCCCGAATACGATGCCGCGGTCGATTGGTGGCACGGTCTCGGTCACTCGCCGAGCTGGTCGATCGACCTCGATTCGTGGCATACGCTGCGGGACCTCCTGCGGCACGACATGCGGACGCTCGAGTTCGGCAGCGGTCTGTCGACGCGTCTGATCCGCGGCCGGGTCCGTGATCACCTCGCGATCGAGCAGGACCGCAAGGTCGCCATCGACAGCGGAGCGCTCCACTGCCCGCTCGCGGGCGATTGGTACGAAGTCCGGCATCAAGGTCCGCCCTTGGAGGGTCCGCCCTACGATCTGATCCTGATCGACGGCCCCCAGGGCGAAGGCAACCGCCGCGGCATATTGAGCCGGATCGAACCGCTCTGTCACGCTGACACCGTCATCGTGATCGACGACGTCCACCGCGACGCCGAATGGCAGCTCGCCCACGCCATCGCCGACCGTCTCAATCGCCCGCTCGGAAAACGCGGCCGCCTGGGGGTCATTCGACCCAATGTGCCTGCGGCAGCGACTCCGACGGCTTCGCAGTCGGAGCTACTGCAGGTCGGCGAGTAG
- a CDS encoding phage tail tape measure protein, translated as MAGKKRGIEAGRAYVKAFFDRSAVTRGLKAMKRQIGQFGQSMRGMGGKLLGLGAAGGAALAYPMRIFTSFDDAIRQVGAVTGATGEEFDSLRDKAKELGRTTSFTASEVANLMTELGRAGFSPAQIERMTGAVLDLSKATGTDATQSSGIMAATIRQFGLEAEDATKVADSLATAANKSFNTVEGLGDALSYAGPVAADANMSLDETLAILGALGNVGIQGSAAGTAVRRLLTLSAAESEKFQQVFGVATKDAEGNARPLIDVLSEINAATADLGSADRAAKFNEAFGLLGITAASSIGKNAADARELMDALEQSSGAAAKTAAEMESGIGGAWRKLLSAAEGTAIAVGDVLAPSVQKVAEWLGRASGQIAEFVERNRGIVIGVAAAVPIVFGLGVALFTVGAMAAGATATIGLVAGAVTFLLSPIGLVIAGVGLLGSAVVGLGGYFLTQTEIGGRALDWLGEKFGPLLSTVKKVLEGIKNAFAAGDFKGMLQIFWAAVKLAWTAGVASLKSIWINFQSYFRSIGVRVLSTSWKDVTNFLVGAWEWVVAKLTSIWVKFTTLLVPRLINAMKMAGTILSRFLRSQGRSADAARVIKATSVRRSGRQGQDDQSNAKRREEKAARQLEEIEADRLKRQKALTDEIEKAQADLNRVIADVEFRNRKPIEAPKPAEAPKPAEAPKPVVAPKPVVAERPKNAAVEAATLATGITNAGTGTFSASGAALLGVGGDDVAKKIDRSNQLLGRIDRGIQDGGLRAG; from the coding sequence ATGGCCGGAAAGAAACGCGGGATCGAAGCAGGCCGGGCGTACGTGAAAGCGTTCTTCGACCGCTCCGCCGTCACCCGCGGCCTCAAAGCGATGAAGCGGCAGATCGGACAGTTCGGTCAGTCGATGCGGGGCATGGGCGGGAAGCTGCTCGGGCTGGGGGCGGCCGGAGGGGCGGCTCTCGCGTACCCGATGCGAATTTTCACGTCGTTCGATGATGCGATCCGACAGGTGGGAGCCGTCACCGGCGCGACCGGCGAGGAGTTCGATTCGCTGCGGGACAAGGCCAAGGAACTCGGTCGCACCACGTCGTTCACGGCGAGCGAGGTTGCGAACCTGATGACCGAACTCGGCCGGGCCGGGTTTTCGCCGGCACAGATCGAGCGGATGACCGGGGCGGTGCTGGACCTGTCGAAGGCGACCGGGACCGATGCCACGCAGTCCTCCGGAATCATGGCCGCGACGATCCGGCAGTTCGGTCTCGAAGCCGAGGACGCCACCAAAGTCGCCGACAGTCTCGCCACCGCGGCGAACAAGAGTTTCAACACGGTCGAAGGTCTCGGCGATGCCCTCAGCTACGCCGGACCCGTGGCCGCCGATGCGAACATGAGTCTCGATGAGACGCTCGCGATTCTCGGGGCACTCGGCAACGTCGGCATTCAGGGGTCCGCCGCCGGTACCGCTGTGCGGCGTCTGCTCACGCTCAGTGCCGCCGAGAGTGAGAAGTTTCAGCAGGTGTTCGGCGTCGCCACGAAGGACGCCGAAGGCAATGCTCGCCCCCTGATCGACGTTCTGAGCGAAATCAACGCCGCGACCGCCGATCTCGGCAGTGCCGACCGGGCCGCGAAATTTAATGAAGCGTTCGGCCTGCTCGGCATCACCGCGGCGAGTTCGATCGGCAAGAACGCCGCCGACGCCCGCGAGCTGATGGACGCCCTCGAACAGTCTTCCGGGGCCGCGGCGAAAACGGCGGCCGAGATGGAGTCTGGCATCGGCGGTGCGTGGCGAAAGCTGCTCTCAGCCGCCGAAGGAACAGCGATCGCGGTTGGGGACGTGCTGGCTCCGTCCGTGCAGAAGGTCGCCGAATGGCTGGGTCGGGCCAGCGGTCAGATCGCCGAATTTGTTGAACGGAATCGCGGGATTGTCATCGGGGTTGCGGCCGCGGTCCCGATTGTTTTTGGGTTGGGAGTGGCCCTGTTCACTGTCGGCGCGATGGCCGCGGGAGCCACAGCAACGATCGGGCTAGTAGCCGGTGCGGTCACGTTTCTGCTCTCCCCGATCGGCCTCGTCATCGCCGGTGTCGGCTTGCTCGGTTCGGCGGTTGTCGGACTGGGAGGGTACTTCTTAACTCAGACCGAAATCGGCGGAAGGGCCCTCGACTGGCTGGGCGAGAAATTCGGCCCACTGTTGTCGACGGTCAAGAAGGTTCTCGAAGGAATTAAGAACGCGTTTGCGGCTGGCGACTTCAAAGGGATGCTGCAGATATTCTGGGCGGCGGTGAAGCTCGCGTGGACGGCGGGTGTCGCGAGTCTCAAGTCGATCTGGATCAATTTTCAGTCCTATTTTCGATCGATCGGAGTGCGAGTCCTCAGTACCAGCTGGAAGGACGTAACAAACTTTCTGGTCGGGGCGTGGGAGTGGGTCGTCGCGAAGCTCACGTCGATCTGGGTGAAGTTCACGACACTGCTGGTCCCGCGCCTCATTAACGCCATGAAGATGGCTGGGACGATTCTCAGCCGATTCCTGCGATCACAGGGACGCAGTGCCGATGCGGCTCGTGTCATCAAGGCAACGTCGGTTCGACGCAGCGGTCGGCAGGGGCAGGATGACCAAAGCAACGCCAAGCGGCGGGAGGAAAAAGCGGCTCGCCAACTCGAAGAGATCGAGGCTGATCGACTGAAACGTCAAAAGGCGTTGACCGACGAGATTGAAAAGGCCCAGGCCGATCTCAACCGCGTGATCGCCGATGTCGAGTTCCGCAATCGAAAGCCGATTGAAGCCCCGAAGCCCGCAGAAGCCCCGAAGCCCGCAGAAGCACCGAAGCCAGTAGTCGCACCGAAGCCAGTAGTCGCCGAACGGCCGAAGAACGCAGCCGTAGAAGCCGCAACGCTTGCCACCGGAATCACGAACGCCGGGACCGGCACGTTCAGTGCCTCCGGCGCGGCCCTGCTCGGCGTCGGCGGGGACGACGTCGCCAAGAAGATCGATCGCAGCAATCAACTGCTCGGCCGGATCGATCGAGGCATACAGGATGGAGGACTGAGGGCGGGTTAA
- a CDS encoding major capsid protein, which produces MEMPTLLDIAARNGSDMAVGLIDEASKVHPEIRLIASRTISGLNYRTRVLKKNPSVSFRDANDGTDTVVGEYENRLVETFILNPRWQCDKAVADSSEDGPEAYIAEEATVMSNAAFERIATQMYYGDDPKGFPKLSDSILDSMTIDAGGTTAGTGSSVYALTFGQQGVQWVMGRGGSITINDVWTETITGQNNKPLTGYVQDMLARIGLQVGNLNGAGRIKDLTEDVGKGLTDDLLADLLGKFRVGYRPDVLLMSRRSLTQLQKSRTATTVTGAPAPTPTEYQGVPIVATDSLLDTESLSA; this is translated from the coding sequence ATGGAAATGCCCACCCTGCTCGATATCGCTGCCCGTAATGGGTCGGACATGGCTGTCGGTCTGATCGACGAAGCCAGCAAGGTTCACCCCGAAATTCGGTTGATCGCCAGCCGCACGATCAGCGGACTGAACTACAGGACGCGGGTACTCAAGAAGAACCCGTCCGTCTCGTTTCGCGATGCGAACGACGGAACTGATACGGTGGTCGGTGAATACGAGAATCGCCTCGTCGAGACCTTCATCTTGAACCCGCGTTGGCAATGCGACAAAGCCGTTGCCGATTCCAGCGAGGACGGGCCGGAGGCGTACATCGCTGAGGAAGCCACCGTGATGTCGAATGCTGCTTTCGAGCGGATCGCGACGCAGATGTATTACGGGGACGATCCCAAGGGTTTCCCGAAGCTCTCCGACTCGATCCTCGACAGCATGACGATCGACGCGGGCGGCACGACGGCCGGCACCGGCTCGTCGGTCTACGCCCTCACGTTCGGCCAGCAGGGAGTGCAGTGGGTCATGGGCCGCGGCGGGTCGATCACAATCAACGATGTGTGGACTGAGACGATCACCGGTCAGAACAATAAACCCTTGACCGGGTACGTGCAGGACATGCTCGCCCGGATCGGCCTGCAGGTCGGAAACCTCAACGGTGCAGGCCGGATCAAGGACCTCACCGAAGATGTCGGCAAGGGACTCACCGACGACCTGCTCGCCGATCTGCTCGGCAAGTTCCGTGTCGGCTACCGGCCCGACGTCCTGCTGATGAGTCGACGTAGCCTGACGCAGCTTCAAAAGAGCCGCACGGCCACCACGGTGACCGGTGCCCCGGCACCCACGCCGACCGAATACCAGGGCGTCCCGATCGTCGCTACCGACTCCCTGCTCGACACCGAAAGCCTCTCGGCTTGA
- a CDS encoding phage portal protein, with protein MFRRLTDRVARSFGYDAIEEKTHRRTRTRVTQSEDKELDASSRRKLISTAHDARRNIEVGAWAIRRHLDFVSSFQFRSSTGNAEWDDACDEFIKTASKRENFDSSGRHSLRKSLRLSEALRTVAGDIGWVKINDGTTQMIEGDRIRNKLGMMPEGEWIHGVKVNARGRPVAYAIHKRKGTGFEFERTVPASRFYLHGYFDRVDQHRGISPLASALNRFNDAYEGIDYALAKAKVVQLFGLAIYKRLADPYDDGDLDEDADEDEDPAETDFKLEPEKGPFTLHMDKDEKAEFLHSNQPGSSFIEFMQVVVGIALKSLDIPYSFFDEAHTNFFGSKAALTIYLKACDEKREDNRDLLNHWTRWRVGMAIARGELDPARYGLTFDDIDGQWLWIARGVPWFDKSREIDGDIKAVENCFQDYDEIIQERTGRTLKDVVDRIAEQQEYMREKGVTPGAKPLLDLSQFMGGGKNDDEDE; from the coding sequence ATGTTTCGCCGACTCACCGACAGGGTGGCCCGCTCATTCGGCTACGATGCGATCGAGGAAAAGACGCATCGCCGCACGCGAACCCGCGTGACGCAGTCCGAAGACAAAGAACTGGATGCGTCGAGCCGCCGGAAGCTGATCAGCACCGCTCACGATGCCCGGCGGAACATCGAGGTCGGGGCGTGGGCCATTCGCCGCCACCTCGACTTCGTCTCGTCTTTTCAGTTCCGATCGTCGACCGGCAACGCCGAGTGGGATGACGCCTGCGATGAGTTCATCAAGACGGCCTCGAAGCGGGAGAACTTCGACAGTTCCGGTCGGCACTCACTGCGAAAATCCCTGCGGCTGTCCGAAGCCCTCCGCACCGTCGCCGGCGACATCGGCTGGGTGAAGATCAACGACGGCACCACGCAGATGATCGAGGGCGATCGTATCCGCAATAAACTCGGCATGATGCCCGAGGGTGAGTGGATTCACGGCGTGAAGGTCAACGCCCGCGGTCGCCCGGTCGCCTACGCTATCCACAAGCGGAAAGGCACCGGCTTCGAATTCGAGCGAACGGTTCCGGCCAGCCGATTCTATCTGCACGGCTATTTCGACCGCGTCGACCAACACCGCGGCATCAGCCCTCTGGCGTCCGCACTCAATCGATTCAATGACGCCTACGAAGGCATCGACTACGCCCTCGCGAAGGCGAAGGTGGTGCAACTGTTCGGCCTGGCGATCTACAAGAGGCTCGCCGATCCCTATGACGATGGCGATCTCGACGAAGATGCCGACGAGGATGAGGACCCCGCTGAAACCGACTTTAAGCTCGAACCCGAAAAGGGGCCGTTCACGCTCCACATGGACAAGGACGAAAAGGCCGAATTCCTGCACTCCAATCAGCCGGGATCGTCCTTCATCGAGTTCATGCAGGTCGTGGTCGGGATCGCCCTCAAGAGCCTCGACATCCCCTACAGCTTCTTCGATGAGGCTCACACCAACTTCTTCGGCTCGAAAGCGGCCCTCACGATCTACCTCAAGGCGTGCGACGAAAAGCGGGAAGACAACCGCGACCTGCTCAACCATTGGACGCGGTGGCGTGTCGGCATGGCGATCGCCCGCGGCGAACTCGACCCGGCCCGCTACGGTCTGACCTTTGACGACATCGACGGTCAATGGCTGTGGATCGCCCGCGGCGTGCCCTGGTTCGACAAGAGCCGGGAAATCGACGGCGACATCAAGGCGGTCGAAAACTGTTTTCAGGATTACGACGAAATCATTCAGGAACGGACTGGCCGAACGCTGAAAGACGTCGTCGACCGCATCGCCGAGCAGCAGGAGTACATGCGGGAAAAGGGCGTCACGCCCGGAGCGAAGCCGCTGCTCGACCTGAGTCAATTCATGGGGGGAGGGAAGAACGATGACGAAGATGAGTGA
- a CDS encoding terminase gpA endonuclease subunit, whose product MSSEIDDSPQILKYSERKERERKRQADQSAKGRDIGPIPEVVDPGRRAACRLNLQLYLETYHAPAFPLAWSEDHIDFIAKTQVAILDGTLKAQAMPRGSGKTTIFVLAILWAVLYGHCPLAVLIAAEDGAAGKNLEMVQSELEVNELLFEDFPEVCYPIACLERINNRTRGQTCCGQPTRMRITQDRLVFPTIEGSVSSGYAIVSAGLTGGRIRGVKHTLPDGRIVRPKVVLVDDPQTRKSAASASESRTRERILNGDVRGMAGPGESISILMAVTVIYRGDMADRMLNRTINPIWRGERKRMLKSLPSKEALELWERYWQIRADDLRNDGDGSVATEFYRQHRAAMDDGAEASWEDRKQEEDLSAIQHAMNLYLANKESFFAEYQNDPLDDSQDGDEFLSAEEIRQRLSKVDRGVVPLETDYLTCHIDVHDRLLYYAVGGWSKSFRGFVVDYGTWPEQTLPYFSLRDCWFPLGEKYPKATTEGAIKKGLEELIDYLCGRDWSRETGDLAEHMSLALIDEGYESKLVHRVIRRSKHKRILRAAKGWAVKAANVPMTEWKERDTAERVGHHWRYGIDEKAGVRRVLFDPNVWKSFVHKRLAAAEGDAASLTLFGSEGRRHELIADHLTAEFRTITEGRGRRVDEWRVRPGAPDNHFLDNLVGSAVAASVIGCVLPDILPTGRGQKKQGRRKGRRRRGITYSE is encoded by the coding sequence ATGAGCAGTGAGATCGACGATTCACCGCAAATCCTGAAATACTCTGAACGTAAGGAACGGGAGCGGAAGCGGCAGGCCGACCAGTCCGCCAAGGGCCGCGACATCGGCCCCATCCCGGAGGTCGTCGACCCCGGACGCCGAGCCGCCTGTCGGCTGAACCTGCAGCTCTACCTCGAAACCTATCACGCCCCGGCATTCCCGCTGGCGTGGTCCGAGGATCACATCGACTTCATCGCCAAGACGCAGGTGGCGATTCTCGACGGAACGCTCAAAGCCCAGGCGATGCCGCGCGGTTCCGGCAAAACGACGATCTTCGTGCTCGCGATCTTGTGGGCCGTGCTATACGGCCACTGCCCGCTCGCCGTCCTGATCGCGGCCGAAGACGGTGCCGCCGGCAAGAACCTCGAAATGGTGCAGAGCGAGCTCGAAGTCAACGAGCTGCTGTTCGAGGACTTCCCCGAGGTCTGCTACCCGATCGCCTGTCTCGAACGCATCAACAATCGGACCCGCGGGCAAACCTGCTGCGGGCAACCGACGCGGATGCGAATCACGCAGGATCGATTGGTCTTCCCGACGATCGAGGGCAGTGTGTCGAGCGGCTACGCGATCGTCTCGGCCGGGCTGACGGGCGGTCGCATCCGCGGCGTCAAGCACACGCTCCCTGATGGCCGGATCGTCCGGCCCAAAGTGGTGCTGGTCGATGACCCACAGACCCGCAAGTCGGCCGCGTCGGCGAGCGAAAGCCGGACGCGAGAACGGATCCTCAACGGCGACGTCCGCGGCATGGCGGGTCCGGGCGAGTCGATCAGCATTCTGATGGCCGTCACGGTCATCTACCGCGGCGACATGGCCGACCGGATGCTCAACCGCACGATCAATCCGATCTGGCGCGGCGAGCGGAAGCGGATGCTCAAAAGCCTGCCGTCAAAGGAAGCTCTCGAGTTGTGGGAGCGGTACTGGCAAATCCGAGCCGATGACCTCCGCAATGATGGCGACGGATCGGTAGCGACGGAGTTCTACCGGCAGCATCGGGCGGCGATGGATGACGGGGCCGAGGCGAGTTGGGAGGACCGCAAGCAGGAGGAAGACCTTTCGGCCATCCAGCACGCGATGAACCTCTACCTCGCGAACAAGGAGTCATTCTTCGCGGAATACCAGAACGACCCGCTCGACGATTCGCAGGACGGCGATGAATTCCTGTCGGCTGAGGAAATCCGGCAGCGATTGTCGAAAGTTGATCGCGGCGTGGTCCCGCTCGAAACGGACTACCTGACCTGTCACATCGACGTGCATGACCGGCTGCTCTATTACGCGGTCGGCGGTTGGTCGAAATCGTTCCGCGGCTTCGTTGTTGACTACGGCACCTGGCCCGAGCAGACGCTCCCGTATTTCAGTCTGCGTGACTGTTGGTTTCCGCTGGGCGAAAAATACCCCAAGGCGACAACCGAGGGGGCCATCAAGAAGGGCCTCGAAGAGCTGATCGACTACCTCTGCGGCCGGGACTGGTCTCGAGAAACCGGCGACCTCGCCGAGCACATGAGCCTCGCTCTGATCGACGAGGGCTACGAATCGAAATTGGTGCATCGCGTGATCCGGCGGTCGAAGCACAAGCGCATCCTGCGGGCGGCGAAAGGTTGGGCCGTCAAAGCCGCCAACGTGCCGATGACCGAGTGGAAGGAACGCGACACCGCCGAGCGAGTGGGCCACCACTGGCGATACGGGATCGACGAAAAGGCCGGCGTGCGTCGAGTCCTATTCGATCCGAACGTCTGGAAGTCGTTCGTGCATAAGCGACTGGCGGCGGCCGAGGGAGACGCGGCGAGCCTGACCCTGTTCGGCTCCGAGGGTCGACGCCACGAGCTGATCGCCGATCACCTCACCGCCGAGTTCCGCACAATCACGGAGGGCCGTGGGAGGCGGGTCGATGAGTGGCGGGTGAGGCCGGGGGCTCCGGACAACCACTTCCTCGACAACCTCGTCGGTTCGGCCGTCGCGGCCAGCGTCATCGGGTGCGTGCTCCCTGACATATTGCCCACCGGCAGAGGGCAGAAAAAACAGGGACGACGCAAGGGCCGCCGACGCCGCGGCATCACCTACTCGGAGTAA
- a CDS encoding S1 family peptidase, which translates to MRVPGPSVLPWLIAIAIGLAITLCWLATANAAAGPKHDRVVCVAHPVEAKALSAGCIVDVFGRKICPLGSVQVGSSVLVARDGNRYWGLTNKHVVTFDSQAARPASLSIDLRPFGGNAKTRAALGAVSTKYDLAVFTFESNLDLPVAVFARGEPPDGSEVTLQTYTGGETFFERSSRYRHDVDLGNTDGSAVRSDLQDTAYLDANVRPGDSGGAVLYNGELVGLVYALDVKYPFGLCTDYASTREFMREIGWVPTPAQGVPPAPHGGTVPPAGSGVVNTQAGTNVPPPVPSGVEAPPAGSGGYVQAVVGFGVHWLITTGLAALGLGTGIGGWIGWLVERRVKRRILKRLGFDPNLDIDDVSPYGYQPPPAHAFPAATPPHGVPPAGGGATASRSPYEGGPPYQPPQVHPHEVGGRPRV; encoded by the coding sequence ATGCGAGTTCCGGGTCCGAGTGTGTTGCCATGGTTGATCGCGATCGCAATCGGCCTCGCCATCACCCTCTGTTGGCTCGCCACCGCCAACGCTGCCGCAGGCCCAAAACACGACCGTGTCGTGTGTGTCGCCCATCCGGTGGAGGCGAAGGCGTTGTCGGCGGGGTGCATCGTGGACGTGTTCGGGCGGAAGATTTGCCCGTTAGGGAGCGTGCAGGTTGGGAGCTCGGTCCTCGTGGCTCGCGATGGCAACCGGTATTGGGGCCTCACGAACAAGCATGTCGTGACCTTCGATTCGCAAGCTGCTCGGCCGGCGTCGCTGTCGATCGATCTGCGGCCGTTCGGTGGTAATGCCAAGACGCGGGCGGCCTTGGGGGCCGTGTCGACGAAGTATGACCTCGCGGTCTTCACGTTCGAGTCGAATCTCGATTTACCGGTGGCGGTGTTCGCCCGCGGTGAGCCGCCGGACGGGTCCGAGGTGACGCTGCAGACCTACACGGGGGGCGAGACCTTCTTCGAGCGATCGAGCCGTTACCGGCATGATGTTGACCTGGGTAACACGGACGGATCGGCGGTGCGGTCCGACCTGCAGGATACGGCCTACCTCGACGCCAACGTGCGTCCCGGTGATTCGGGGGGCGCGGTGCTTTACAACGGCGAACTCGTCGGGCTGGTTTACGCCCTCGACGTGAAATACCCGTTCGGCCTGTGTACCGATTACGCCTCGACCCGCGAATTCATGCGCGAAATAGGCTGGGTGCCGACCCCGGCACAGGGGGTGCCTCCGGCCCCACACGGTGGGACTGTGCCTCCGGCGGGTTCTGGCGTGGTGAATACGCAAGCGGGGACCAATGTTCCGCCTCCGGTGCCGAGTGGTGTTGAGGCACCGCCCGCGGGGAGCGGGGGGTATGTGCAAGCGGTCGTCGGCTTCGGCGTGCATTGGTTGATTACGACCGGTCTGGCGGCGCTCGGGTTGGGGACCGGCATCGGGGGTTGGATCGGATGGCTCGTCGAGCGGCGGGTGAAACGTCGCATCTTAAAGCGGCTCGGGTTTGACCCGAATCTCGATATCGATGACGTCTCGCCCTACGGCTATCAACCCCCACCCGCCCACGCCTTCCCGGCGGCGACCCCGCCGCATGGGGTGCCTCCGGCAGGTGGGGGGGCGACGGCTTCGCGGTCGCCTTATGAAGGAGGGCCGCCTTATCAGCCGCCGCAGGTACATCCCCACGAAGTGGGTGGGCGGCCGCGGGTTTAA
- a CDS encoding alpha/beta hydrolase, producing MSDQSATVEQVLPQAPSPKRVSTHVVCITGFLQRHGSPYSGIFGIWRKLLGHADAVRFLPHLMFWNSRFRDVADTILTFRNGCDLRVVIIGYSWGAGYGAMKLAEQLRRRGVTVDAMVLCDPVYRSRLFATRWLALVGELPISGWRPRIRVPDNVSRVMYWRQTMAMPRGHQLVAADPEVTKIDDRGLLDADHVNVDNHPTFVNAAVEVALEYRPPPE from the coding sequence GTGTCGGATCAATCAGCGACTGTCGAGCAAGTGCTGCCGCAGGCACCCTCACCCAAGCGGGTGTCGACGCATGTGGTTTGCATTACGGGGTTCCTGCAGCGGCATGGGTCGCCTTATTCGGGGATCTTCGGGATTTGGCGGAAGCTGCTCGGGCATGCTGACGCGGTCCGATTCCTGCCGCACCTGATGTTCTGGAACTCGCGGTTTCGGGATGTCGCCGACACGATCTTGACGTTTCGCAACGGCTGCGATCTGCGGGTGGTCATCATCGGCTATTCGTGGGGGGCCGGGTACGGGGCGATGAAGCTCGCCGAGCAGCTTCGCCGACGCGGCGTGACCGTCGATGCGATGGTGCTGTGCGATCCGGTCTATCGCTCGCGGTTGTTCGCCACGCGGTGGCTGGCCCTCGTGGGGGAGCTGCCGATTTCAGGGTGGAGACCCCGGATCAGGGTGCCCGACAACGTCAGCCGCGTCATGTATTGGCGTCAAACGATGGCGATGCCACGGGGGCATCAGCTCGTCGCGGCCGACCCGGAAGTGACCAAGATCGACGATCGCGGCCTGCTCGATGCCGATCATGTCAACGTCGACAACCATCCGACCTTCGTCAACGCGGCGGTCGAGGTGGCTCTGGAATATCGGCCTCCGCCGGAGTGA